A section of the Oncorhynchus gorbuscha isolate QuinsamMale2020 ecotype Even-year linkage group LG04, OgorEven_v1.0, whole genome shotgun sequence genome encodes:
- the creb3l3l gene encoding cAMP responsive element binding protein 3-like 3 like, which translates to MSVTEDLPDMDGVDLLGILCQYGETGADDPFFTDGNGLENWLAEQDMLTGMDTEDFLSSLLEGEDNMAASCASHSPLGSDSGISDDSSTGGVVGQNFLACPSPQGSDSDTAPSPGYSQPSPGYSDSPLMALELQAESPEALAVQTDHSYSLLQGGDMNALQSVRAEKPDMDVFIDLDDLDSEGMEVEQIYSSEELPCSLAIEDSTQNNKADLFQFKEIVLTDEERRLLTKEGATIPSCMPLTKAEERTLKRVRRKIRNKQSAQESRKKKKVYVDGLENRVSICTAHNQELQKKVQQLQKQNMSLIEQLRKLQSMMKMSTMKTTTTSTCVMVFLLSFCLIIFPSVNPFGRSPGQKEIYTPSSVVSRTLRSVAVDDTPDPLPLAYSEPVEETDSAEPPPLSLLLVAKVENPKAMFTGGQNHTPDYQKVEQSETESGVNSNSSADFPKPGQNELKPGAGPGGLQEGSRDPVGTPVAYEVPGTKENWIDRKPTSIIIQQHRSDEM; encoded by the exons ATGTCAGTCACTGAGGATCTTCCTGATATGGATGGAGTGGATCTTCTGGGGATCCTGTGCCAGTATGGAGAGACTGGAGCCGACGATCCCTTTTTCACAGATGGGAATGGGCTAGAAAACTGGCTCGCCGAGCAAGAT ATGCTGACAGGCATGGACACTGAGGACTTCCTGTCCAGCCTGCTGGAGGGAGAAGACAACATGGCTGCCTCGTGTGCTTCACACTCTCCACTGGGCAGCGACAGCGGCATCTCTGATGACAGCAGCACTGGGGGCGTAGTTGGACAGAACTTCCTGGCCTGTCCGAGCCCCCAGGGGAGTGACAGTGACACCGCACCCAGCCCAGGGTACTCCCAGCCAAGCCCGGGCTACTCCGACAGTCCCCTGATGGCCCTGGAGCTCCAAGCTGAGAGCCCTGAAGCCCTGGCTGTGCAAACGGACCACAGCTATTCTCTACTTCAGGGAGGAGACATGAATGCTCTACAGAGTGTGAGGGCTGAGAAGCCTGACATGGATGTCTTTATTGATCTGG ACGACCTGGACAGTGAGGGGATGGAAGTGGAACAGATCTATTCCAGTGAAGAACTTCCCTGTTCTCTCGCCATAGAGGACTCTACACAGAACAACAAAGCTGATCTG TTCCAGTTCAAGGAGATTGTTCTGACTGATGAGGAAAGGAGACTTCTCACTAAGGAAGGAGCGACCATACCGTCCTGCATGCCTCTTACTAAG GCGGAGGAGAGGACCctgaagagggtgaggaggaaaATCCGCAACAAGCAGTCGGCccaggagagtaggaagaagaagaaggtgtaCGTGGACGGCCTGGAGAACAG GGTTTCCATCTGCACCGCTCACAACCAGGAGCTGCAGAAGAAGGTCCAACAACTGCAGAAACAAAACAT GTCTCTGATAGAGCAGCTAAGGAAATTGCAGTCCATGATGAAGATGTCAACCATGAAGACAACCACCACCAGCACCTGTGTCATG GTGTTCCTGCTGTCTTTCTGCCTCATCATCTTCCCCTCTGTCAACCCGTTTGGCCGCAGCCCTGGACAGAAGGAGATATACACCCCCTCTTCCG TTGTGTCCAGGACCTTGCGTTCTGTGGCTGTTGATGACACCCCAGACCCCTTGCCCCTGGCTTACTCTGAGCCTGTGGAGGAAACTGACAGCGCTGAGCCGCCCCCTCTCAGCCTCCTCCTAGTGGCCAAGGTAGAGAACCCCAAGGCAATGTTCACTGGAGGCCAGAACCACACACCGGACTACCAGAAGGTGGAGCAGTCGGAAACGGAGAGCGGAGTCAACAGCAACTCGTCTGCAGACTTCCCCAAACCAGGTCAAAACGAGCTGAAGCCGGGGGCTGGGCCCGGGGGCCTGCAGGAGGGATCCAGAGATCCAGTGGGAACGCCTGTGGCCTACGAGGTTCCAGGGACCAAGGAAAACTGGATCGACAGGAAGCCAACGTCCATCATTATACAGCAACACCGCTCGGATGAGATGTAG